From a region of the Alnus glutinosa chromosome 1, dhAlnGlut1.1, whole genome shotgun sequence genome:
- the LOC133856950 gene encoding U-box domain-containing protein 44-like has product MSSSVVPLSELLSQTVLAILDTVHAAKEVLIQKENFKKFSTYLDRIAFIFKELSELNIDHSKRLENALEVLNREIKVAKQLALECRNRNKVYLLINCRKIGKLLEDSTKDISRAVSLIPLASLDVSSGIKNQVSKLTKDMLDSEYRAAVTEEEILAKIQLGIQERNADRSYASNLLVLIAEAVGISTEQSELKKEFEEFKREREDATLHNDFPEALQMEQIIALLEKTDVTTPPKDKEKEYFEKRDSLGRQPLDPLHSFYCPINMDVMVDPVETSSGRTFERSAIEKWFAAGNDVCPLTNIPLNTLVLRPNKSLRQSIEEWKNRNTIITIASIKPRLQSSEEQEMLQSLCKLRDICKQSELHREWMTMEDYIPVLIGLLSAKNREIRNQALFILFLLAKDTEDNKERIAKVENALESIVHSLARQIGEIKLALQLLLELSRNNVIRDSLGTVQGCILLLVTILGSDDIQASKDAQELLENLSFLDQNVIQMAKANHFKPLLQRLSSGPENVRLIMAETLSEIELTAHNKLSILKDGALRPLLQLLSNGDLEMKKVAAKALLHLSNVPENGLQMIREGAVGPLFELLYRHSLSSPTLREQVAATIMHLATSTTLQEADQEQVFLLESEEDIFKLFSLISLTGPDIQISILQSFHAMCQSPPGFNIRLKLRQLSAVQVLVQLCEADNLIVRANAVKLFLCLTEDGDESTFLEHVGQRCIETLLRIIKTSNDVEEIAAAMGIISNLPKVRQLNQWLVDAGAVETIFGCLTDGSKYALHNRQVTENAVGALCHFTVSTNLEWQKRVAEAGIIPVLVRLLVSGTALTKQSAAIALKQFSESSFGLSKPIKRHGIFLCCSAAPETGCPAHLGMCTVESSFCIFEANALEPLVRMLGEPDLGSCEASLDALLTLIDGERQSGIKVLADANAILPIIKLLSSPSDRLQEKILIALESIFRLDELKRKYGTSAQMPLVEIAQKKNSHMKSLAAKVLVQLNLLGQQSSYFG; this is encoded by the exons ATGAGTTCCTCAGTGGTTCCATTATCTGAGTTACTGTCCCAGACTGTCCTTGCCATACTTGATACTGTACATGCTGCCAAGGAAGTCCTCATTCAGAAGGAGAATTTCAAGAAATTCTCGACTTATTTGGACAGGATTGCATTTATCTTTAAAGAGTTGTCAGAGCTAAACATAGACCACTCCAAGAGGTTAGAAAATGCTCTGGAGGTTCTTAACCGAGAGATTAAAGTTGCTAAGCAGCTAGCACTTGAGTGCAGAAATAGAAACAAGGTTTATCTCTTAATCAATTGCAGGAAGATTGGGAAGCTTTTAGAGGACAGTACAAAAGATATTAGTCGGGCGGTAAGCCTCATCCCTTTGGCCTCTTTGGACGTTTCATCAGGTATAAAAAACCAGGTTAGCAAGCTCACCAAGGATATGCTGGATTCTGAGTATCGAGCAGCTGTAACCGAGGAAGAAATTTTGGCAAAGATTCAGTTAGGGATACAAGAGAGGAATGCTGATCGATCATATGCGAGTAATTTGTTAGTTCTTATTGCTGAGGCTGTTGGGATATCCACTGAGCAGTCTGAATTGaagaaagaatttgaagaatTCAAAAGGGAAAGAGAAGATGCCACACTGCACAATGACTTCCCAGAAGCTTTACAAATGGAACAGATCATTGCATTGCTTGAAAAGACTGATGTCACAACACCTCCTAAGGACAAGGAGaaggaatattttgaaaagcgGGACTCTTTAGGTCGGCAACCATTGGATCCTCTGCATTCATTTTATTGCCCCATCAATATGGATGTTATGGTTGACCCCGTGGAAACTTCATCTGGTCGGACATTTGAGAGGAGTGCCATAGAGAAGTGGTTTGCTGCAGGGAATGATGTTTGTCCCTTGACCAACATCCCCTTGAACACTTTGGTTCTCCGGCCCAACAAAAGTCTTCGACAATCAATTGAAGAATGGAAGAACAGGAACACCATCATTACCATTGCCTCTATCAAACCCAGACTCCAGTCAAGTGAAGAGCAAGAAATGCTTCAATCCTTATGCAAACTACGAGATATTTGCAAACAAAGTGAGTTACACCGGGAATGGATGACAATGGAGGACTACATTccagttctaattggacttctcAGTGCCAAAAATCGTGAAATAAGAAATCAAGCTCTCTTCATCCTATTTTTGCTTGCAAAAGATACTGAAGACAATAAG GAAAGAATCGCTAAAGTGGAGAATGCACTTGAATCCATCGTTCATTCACTTGCACGCCAAATTGGTGAAATTAAGTTGGCATTGCAGTTGTTACTGGAACTGTCTAGAAATAATGTCATACGAGATTCTCTTGGAACAGTTCAGGGCTGCATACTTCTCTTGGTGACCATTTTAGGCAGTGATGACATTCAAGCTTCCAAAGATGCCCAAGAGCTTCTGGAGAACTTGTCTTTCCTTGATCAGAATGTTATACAGATGGCAAAGGCAAATCATTTTAAACCTTTGTTACAGCGTCTATCTTCAG GACCAGAAAATGTTAGATTGATCATGGCTGAAACTTTATCAGAAATTGAATTGACTGCTCACAACAAATTGTCCATATTGAAAGATGGGGCGTTGAGGCCACTTCTTCAATTGCTCTCAAATGGTGATTTAGAGATGAAGAAAGTGGCTGCTAAAGCTCTTCTGCACCTCTCTAACGTACCAGAAAACGGCCTCCAGATGATCAGAGAAGGTGCAGTCGGGCCACTATTTGAACTTCTGTATCGTCACAGTTTATCATCACCAACTTTGCGTGAGCAGGTAGCTGCCACAATCATGCACCTTGCAACATCCACCACTCTCCAAGAAGCTGATCAGGAGCAGGTTTTCTTGTTGGAATCTGAGGAGgatatttttaagcttttttcaCTTATATCCTTAACAGGACCAGACATACAAATAAGCATTCTCCAAAGCTTTCACGCAATGTGCCAATCTCCTCCTGGTTTTAACATCAGGTTGAAGTTGAGGCAG CTCTCTGCTGTCCAAGTATTGGTTCAATTATGTGAGGCTGATAACCTTATTGTACGGGCAAATGCTGTGAAGCTGTTCCTTTGCTTGACAGAAGACGGTGATGAAAGCACCTTTTTGGAGCATGTGGGTCAGAGATGCATTGAGACATTGCTCAGGATCATTAAAACTTCTAATGATGTAGAAGAGATTGCTGCTGCAATGGGTATTATCTCTAACCTTCCTAAGGTGAGACAACTCAATCAGTGGCTTGTAGATGCAGGGGCAGTCGAAACCATTTTTGGATGTCTCACTGATGGAAGTAAATACGCCTTGCACAATAGGCAGGTAACAGAGAATGCTGTTGGAGCTCTTTGCCATTTCACTGTCTCAACAAATCTGGAATGGCAGAAGAGAGTAGCTGAAGCTGGCATTATCCCTGTACTTGTTCGGTTGCTGGTATCTGGAACTGCCTTGACAAAACAAAGTGCAGCCATTGCACTTAAGCAGTTTTCAGAAAGTTCCTTTGGCTTGAGCAAGCCGATAAAGAGGCATGGGATCTTCCTGTGTTGCTCTGCCGCACCTGAAACTGGCTGCCCTGCACACTTAGGCATGTGTACAGTTGAGTCTTCTTTTTGCATTTTTGAGGCTAATGCTTTGGAACCTCTGGTAAGGATGCTTGGGGAGCCCGATCTTGGGTCCTGTGAAGCTTCTTTAGATGCACTCCTGACACTGATAGATGGTGAAAGACAGAGCGGCATTAAAGTGCTAGCAGACGCAAATGCCATTCTTCCAATTATAAAGTTATTGAGCTCACCTTCTGATAGATTGCAGGAGAAAATTCTTATTGCTTTAGAAAGCATTTTTCGGCTGGACGAGTTGAAGCGCAAATATGGAACTTCAGCACAGATGCCATTGGTGGAAATTGCTCAGAAGAAAAATAGCCATATGAAATCTCTGGCTGCCAAGGTACTTGTTCAGTTGAATCTACTTGGTCAACAGTCTTCTTATTTTGGGTGA
- the LOC133856959 gene encoding oligopeptide transporter 6 — MGEVFQVQKEVDSLEVNDECPIKQVDVTVSKTDDPTMPVLTFRMWVLGLTSCVILSFVNQFFWYRRQPLSVSSISAQIAVVPIGHFMARALPKRPFFKGTWFEFTMNPGPFNIKEHVLITIFANSGAGSVYAAHVLSAVKLYYKRALTFLPALIVMLTTQVLGFGWAGLFRKYLVEPGEMWWPSNLVQVALFGALHEKEKRLKGGTTRTQFFLLVLISSFAYYVLPGYLFLMITSVSWVCWISPKSVFVQQMGSGLQGLGIGSFGIDWATISSYLGSPLASPWFATANTAVGFVLVMYVMTPLAYWYNTYGAKTFPIYSNSLFTSNGSEYDILSIINSKFHLDRTTYAQMGPVHLSTFFAMTYGVGFATLTATLMHVLLFSGSDIWKQTRSAFSGSGKQDIHTKLMRVYKSVPMWWFLVILVANIALIMFACEYYNESLQLPWWGVLLACAIAIFFTLPIGIITATTNQMPGLNIITEYIIGYMYPERPVANMCFKVYGYISMTQALTFLSDFKLGHYMKIPPRSMFMAQVVGTIVSVIVYTGTAWWLMETIPHLCDTSLLPEGSPWTCPMDRVFFDASVIWGLVGPRRIFGNLGEYGNVNWFFLGGAIAPLLVWLAHKAFPNQNWIRMIHMPVLLGATSMMPPASAVNYTSWIIVGFLSGFVFFRYRPEWWKRYNYVLSGGLDAGTAFMTLLLFVSMGSTEINWWGNNIDGCPLASCPTAEGVMAKGCPVVS; from the exons ATGGGTGAAGTATTTCAAGTTCAGAAGGAGGTGGATTCCTTGGAGGTTAATGATGAGTGTCCGATAAAACAAGTCGATGTAACAGTGTCCAAAACTGATGATCCCACCATGCCAGTGCTGACATTCAGGATGTGGGTTCTGGGTCTTACTTCATGTGTCATATTGTCTTTTGTGAACCAGTTCTTTTGGTATAGGAGACAGCCATTGTCGGTCAGTTCAATATCTGCGCAGATTGCTGTGGTGCCCATTGGGCACTTTATGGCCAGGGCGTTGCCCAAGCGTCCCTTCTTCAAGGGCACATGGTTTGAGTTCACTATGAATCCGGGGCCCTTTAATATCAAGGAACACGTTTTGATCACTATTTTTGCGAATTCGGGTGCTGGATCCGTTTATGCTGCTCATGTTTTGTCCGCAGTTAAATTGTATTATAAGAGGGCCCTCACTTTTCTTCCAGCCTTGATTGTTATGCTTACAACTCAG GTGTTAGGGTTTGGTTGGGCTGGACTTTTTCGAAAATATCTGGTTGAGCCAGGGGAAATGTGGTGGCCTTCTAACCTGGTTCAGGTCGCATTGTTCGG GGCTCTACATGAGAAGGAAAAAAGACTTAAAGGCGGCACTACACGTACTCAGTTCTTCCTCCTGGTCTTGATCAGTAGCTTTGCTTACTATGTTTTACCTGGCTATCTTTTCTTAATGATAACAAGTGTCTCTTGGGTCTGCTGGATCTCTCCCAAGTCTGTTTTTGTCCAACAAATGGGTTCTGGCTTACAAGGCCTTGGAATTGGTTCCTTTGGGATTGATTGGGCTACAATTTCCTCTTACCTTGGGAGTCCACTGGCTAGTCCATGGTTCGCCACTGCCAACACTGCTGTTGGATTCGTCCTTGTAATGTATGTGATGACACCCCTCGCTTACTGGTACAACACCTACGGTGCCAAGACTTTCCCAATATACTCTAACAGCCTTTTCACATCAAATGGTTCGGAGTACGACATTTTGAGCATCATCAACTCCAAATTTCATCTTGATCGTACTACTTATGCACAGATGGGGCCTGTACATCTCAGCACATTCTTTGCTATGACTTATGGTGTTGGATTTGCTACACTTACTGCTACACTTATGCATGTTCTGCTTTTCAGTGGAAG TGACATATGGAAGCAAACCAGAAGTGCCTTTAGTGGGAGTGGAAAACAAGATATACATACCAAGCTTATGAGGGTGTACAAATCCGTTCCCATGTGGTGGTTTCTTGTCATCCTTGTGGCAAACATTGCTCTTATAATGTTTGCCTGTGAGTATTACAACGAGTCACTTCAACTGCCTTGGTGGGGTGTGCTGCTAGCTTGTGCCATTGCCATTTTCTTCACTCTCCCAATTGGTATCATTACTGCCACCACAAACCAG ATGCCAGGTTTGAACATTATAACAGAATACATTATTGGATACATGTACCCGGAGCGCCCCGTTGCTAACATGTGCTTCAAAGTGTATGGATACATCAGCATGACCCAAGCTTTAACCTTTCTGTCAGACTTTAAGCTTGGCCACTACATGAAGATTCCACCAAGGTCAATGTTCATGGCACAG GTTGTTGGGACTATCGTTTCAGTAATTGTATACACGGGAACTGCATGGTGGCTGATGGAAACCATCCCACACCTTTGTGATACCTCCCTGCTACCAGAGGGCAGCCCCTGGACTTGCCCGATGGACCGTGTCTTCTTCGATGCATCCGTCATCTGGGGACTTGTCGGACCCCGTAGAATCTTTGGCAACCTTGGCGAATACGGGAATGTCAATTGGTTCTTTCTTGGTGGAGCAATTGCCCCTCTCCTAGTCTGGCTTGCACACAAGGCATTCCCTAACCAAAATTGGATTCGCATGATTCACATGCCTGTTTTGTTGGGTGCTACATCAATGATGCCCCCAGCTAGTGCCGTAAACTACACTAGTTGGATCATTGTAGGGTTCCTCTCCGGATTTGTGTTCTTTAGGTACCGGCCAGAATGGTGGAAGCGCTACAATTATGTCCTTTCTGGTGGTCTTGATGCTGGAACTGCTTTCATGACGTTGTTGCTGTTTGTTTCCATGGGATCCACCGAAATTAACTGGTGGGGAAACAATATTGATGGGTGCCCCTTAGCTTCTTGCCCAACTGCAGAAGGGGTTATGGCTAAAGGCTGCCCAGTCGTCTCTTAA
- the LOC133856970 gene encoding RNA-binding protein 1-like: MADAYWRYSDSRQPPSQSISQLVGKRSRADYDVPGGHELPSYYARDDDRGTLRGIRDTDSIGASYDRYLRSAQVSSYGGGQSARSIGGGISSRAVDDPRIVGIGSMDPGTTVKDRTLGYGGGRSEVPLPPDASSTLFVEGLPANCTRREVAHIFRPFVGYKEVRLVSKESRHPGGDPLVLCFVDFVSPAHAATAMDALQGYKFDEHDRDSVNLRLQFARYPGARSGGGHRGKR, encoded by the exons ATGGCGGATGCTTATTGGAGGTACAGCGACTCACGGCAACCTCCGTCGCAGTCGATTTCTCAGCTTGTCGGAAAACGCTCTCGCGCCGACTACG ATGTCCCTGGTGGTCATGAGCTGCCCAGTTATTATGCTCGTGATGATGATAGGGGAACACTTCGTGGAATTAGAGATACTGACTCCATTGGAGCATCTTATGATCGTTACCTCCGCAGTGCG CAAGTTTCATCTTATGGTGGGGGACAGTCTGCTAGATCCATTGGTGGGGGAATATCGAGTCGGGCTGTTGATGATCCTCGTATTGTGGGTATTGGGAGCATGGACCCAGGTACAACTGTGAAGGACAGAACCTTGGGATATGGAGGTGGAAGGTCTGAGGTTCCCCTTCCTCCTGATGCTTCCAGTACACTGTTTGTGGAGGGCTTGCCTGCCAACTGTACACGACGAGAAGTGGCTC ATATCTTTCGCCCTTTTGTTGGCTACAAAGAAGTGAGACTCGTAAGCAAGGAATCGAGACAT CCTGGGGGAGATCCACTGGTACtttgttttgttgattttgtaaGTCCAGCCCATGCTGCCACTGCCATGGATGCCTTGCAAG GTTATAAATTTGATGAGCATGACCGTGACTCGGTCAATCTAAGGTTGCAATTTGCTCGCTATCCTGGTGCGAGGTCAGGTGGCGGGCATCGTGGCAAGCGTTGA
- the LOC133861358 gene encoding protein FAR1-RELATED SEQUENCE 4-like: MDLPPSVLGNECEYDDPLTQLPIDDGLPLEIDPQNAGNETVCDVESEDNDDNCKFDLKLIDGVEKLEEPKEGMIFNSLDELASHYRTYAKQQGFGVVQKNKKKNASGYTHYITLSCARQGNRKPSSSKPVQTSRTGCKANLNAKLIEAKWYVTSICTNHNHDLSPSKARYFKSHKNLDSHVKRKLLINDRAGITMSKSFNSLAVEAGGYEHLQFGEKDCRNFIAKSRHLRLGTGGAEALCDYFKRMQAINNDFYFAIDFDDDCRLKNVFWADARSRASYEDFGDVVTFDTTYLTNRYEMPFAPFVGVNHHGQSILFGAALISSEDTKTFVWLFETWLNCMNGRSPNAIITDQDRAMKNAIHKVFPNTRHRFCLWHILKKLPEKFGSHSQYHAIKSTIRSCVYESQTCDEFDASWQNLLDCYNLGDNARLRGLYSERTFWVPAYLKGVFWAGMTTTQWSESMNAFFDGYVHSSTTLKEFVDQYDNALRKKVENENVADFVSFNEMVACLSRFSFEKKFQQIYTIAKYKEVQEEIKEVMYCSSSLIKREGAMCTYQVTEQVQINDAYTKIVCFIVYYNESSCEVNCSCCLFESRGILCKHVISVLTRVGVTSLPEKYFLNRWRKDLKRKYKFINSSYDPLNGNPSAERYFDLCKDMHILAEIASNSVDSYMKLKNQVHMLTKQYSDSVCEHSPPSQALRSGSTTCNLSIDIDGTTVESSKVRSPLVVRSRGKPPSAMKMSEVEKAVGKKTTRERKNQANDTNDKQSKKKKVASIPYV, translated from the exons ATGGACTTGCCGCCATCGGTCTTGGGGAATGAATGCGAATATGATGATCCGTTGACACAACTTCCAATTGATGATGGTTTGCCCCTCGAAAttgaccctcaaaatg ctggaAATGAAACTGTATGTGACGTAGAGTCGGAAGATAATGATGACAATTGCAAGTTTGATTTGAAGCTCATAGATGGAGTTGAAAAGTTGGAGGAACCTAAAGAAGGAATGATATTTAACTCTTTAGATGAACTTGCTTCTCATTATAGGACATATGCGAAGCAACAAGGTTTTGGGGTggtacaaaagaataaaaaaaagaatgcaaGTGGGTATACACATTACATCACCCTATCATGTGCTCGCCAAGGCAATAGAAAACCTAGCTCAAGTAAGCCTGTTCAAACAAGTAGAACAGGGTGTAAGGCCAATTTGAATGCAAAGTTAATTGAGGCAAAGTGGTATGTGACCAGTATATGTACTAACCATAATCATGATTTAAGCCCAAGCAAAGCTAGATATTTTAAATCCCATAAGAACTTGGATTCTCATGTGAAGAGAAAGCTTTTGATAAATGATAGAGCTGGAATAACAATGAGTAAAAGTTTTAACTCGCTAGCAGTTGAAGCGGGTGGGTATGAGCATCTtcaatttggagaaaaagattGCCGCAATTTTATTGCTAAGTCAAGGCATCTTCGGCTTGGCACAGGAGGTGCTGAAGCTCTTTGTGACTATTTCAAAAGGATGCAAGCAATAAATAATGATTTCTACTTTGCCATAGATTTTGATGATGATTGTAggttgaaaaatgtgttttgggctgatgcacgaaGTAGGGCATCGTATGAAGACTTCGGGGATGTTGTTACATTTGATACGACGTATTTGACTAATAGATATGAaatgccatttgctccttttgtgGGAGTTaatcatcatggtcaatcaATACTTTTTGGGGCGGCATTAATATCAAGTGAAGATACAAAGACATTTGTATGGTTGTTTGAAACATGGTTGAACTGCATGAATGGACGATCGCCAAATGCAATTATAACAGATCAAGATAGGGCCATGAAAAATGCAATTCATAAAGTTTTTCCAAATACCCGGCATAGATTTTGTTTGTGGCACATATTGAAAAAACTTCCAGAAAAATTTGGATCACATTCACAGTACCATGCCATTAAGAGTACCATACGAAGTTGTGTGTATGAATCTCAGACATGCGATGAGTTTGATGCAAGTTGGCAAAATCTACTTGATTGTTATAATCTAGGGGATAATGCACGGCTGCGTGGGTTATATAGTGAGCGTACTTTTTGGGTGCCAGCATATCTTAAAGGTGTATTTTGGGCTGGAATGACTACCACGCAATGGAGTGAAAGCATGAATGCTTTCTTTGATGGTTATGTACACTCGTCAACCACATTGAAGGAATTTGTAGATCAATATGATAATGCTTTGCGTAAAAAGGTTGAGAATGAGAATGTTgctgattttgtttcttttaatgaGATGGTTGCATGTTTAAGCAGGTTTTCTTTTGAgaagaaatttcaacaaatttatACCATAGCAAAGTATAAAGAAGTACAAGAAGAGATTAAAGAGGTGATGTATTGTAGTAGTTCTCTTATCAAAAGAGAAGGTGCAATGTGTACCTATCAAGTGACTGAACAGGTACAAATTAATGATGCGTACACAAAAATAGTATGCTTTATTGTATACTATAATGAATCTTCATGTGAAGTGAATTGCAGTTGCTGCTTGTTTGAATCAAGAGGAATTTTGTGCAAACATGTCATATCTGTACTGACTAGAGTTGGAGTTACATCGTTGCCAGAGAAATATTTCCTTAACCGATGGAGGAAAGACTTGAAgcgaaaatataaatttatcaaCAGTAGTTATGATCCCTTGAATGGCAACCCTAGTGCAGAAAGATATTTTGACTTGTGCAAAGATATGCACATTTTAGCAGAAATTGCCTCAAATAGTGTGGACAGTTACATGAAACTGAAAAATCAAGTTCATATGTTAACAAAGCAATACAGTGATTCGGTTTGCGAACATAGTCCACCTTCCCAAGCACTTCGTAGTGGATCTACTACTTGTAATTTGTCCATTGATATTGATGGTACGACAGTAGAAAGTAGTAAGGTGCGTAGCCCTCTTGTGGTTCGAAGTAGAGGAAAGCCACCATCAGCAATGAAGATGTCTGAAGTAGAGAAAGCGGTGGGAAAGAAGAcgacaagagaaagaaaaaatcaagcAAATGACACAAATgacaaacaaagcaaaaaaaagaaggttgcTTCTATTCCTTATGTTTAA